TCTCTACCCCCCGCTGTTCGATCACGGCTTCTACGGCGGCACCAGGATGATGCCGATTCCCATTCTGCTCCATACCGGTCTCTCGTTCCTGACGGGCGAGTTCTTAGTGTCCGGAAAGCTGCTTACGTTCCTGTCGTATCTCGCCCTGCTCTTCGTGGCGTTCAGAGCGATGCGGAGCGTGGGCTGCCCCCCAGTCCGATCGGCGGTGCTGTTGATTGCCGTCACGGTGTCCGCGGTCGGAATCTGGACGTCACTCACGATCTCGTATGACCCGCTCCCGGTCGCCCTTCAGCTCGTGGCCCTCATGCTCGTCGCTCGGGGTCGAGGGAAAGCCCCGATCGTCATCGCAGGCGGGCTTTGTGCCCTCGCCCTGTTCACCAAGCTGAGCGCGATCTGGGCGATCGGCGCGATCGCCCTGTGGCTGTGCCTCCGAGATCGACGCGCGCTTGCTTCATTCCTCGTCGCGTTTATCGCGGTGTCGGGGCTGGCAATCCTGCTCGTCCAACTCGGGAGCGAAGGCAGGTTCTGGCAGAACATCTCCTCCTTCTCGTCTTCTGCGGTGGGCGATGAGGGCATCGGCCGCGTTCCGTCTCAATTGGTGGAAATGGCCAGCATCGCCCCCGTCCTCTACGTCTTGCTGCCGTTGGCGGTGGTCGAGTTCGTACTTTCGATTCGAAACAAGGACGTCACCATCCATCACGTTGCCGCCCCATTCGCCGCCGCGACCCTCATCGTCCTCCTGACGCGTTCGGGCGCGGTATTCAACCACTTGCTCGACATGATGATCCTGAGCGCCGTGTTAACGGCTCGACTGTGGATGCGTTGGACGCACGAGGCGCTCACCAGGGCAACCCTTGTACCGATCGCGGTCACGCTGGCGATGGTCGCTTCCTACCCTGTACTCCGAATCTCGGTCGCTGAAGCATCATCGGAACTCTTGCAGGGCGATGAGGCGTTCCTCGATCGGATGCTCGATCCTGCCGATCGGATCCTCTCCGAGGACGCATCGATTCCGATCATGCAAGGCCAGGTGCCCGTAGTGTTGGATCCCTTCCTTCTGCCCACCATTGGGGCGCGGGACCCCTTGGCCTACGAGGCGCTCATCGAGAGGCTGGAGCGTCGTGAATTCGACCGGGTGATCCTCGCGTATCCCTTGAACGACGTTCCTGAGGATTGGTACGTCATGCAGTTCGGAAGCAGCGTTGTAGATGCGATTGAAGAGAACTACTTCCTACTGGAGGGAAGACGGACGTTCCTCTACGTCTACGCGCCTCGCCCTCACTAGGTGCAAGATCCAGTTCGCCAGGCGATCGTGAGCTCCGAACCGCGTTCGATTACGCTGGAGCGTCGACCGCATCGCCGGCCCGTTCGGGGGCACCGACCCGGAGGTGCGAGAAGTTCGGAAGCAGCTCGAACGGCGTGGCTTCGCCCTCCGGGTCCTCTCCCGCCTGGTCGATCCGCTCCATGTCCGCCTGACCGAGGAATCGACCGGCCTCGGCGAGATACGGGACGCGCTCGGCGTCGATGCCCATGAGGCGAGCGGCGACGACGTCGGTCGCCACCGGGTCGTTGCCGAACACCAGGACGCCGGCCTCCACGGGTGTGCCGGAGATCGGCCCGTTTCCCTCCATCCCCACGATCCCGTCGACGATGGCAAGATCCGGCTGCACCGCCGCCGCCACGTCGAGGATCGCGGCCTCGATCCCCATCCAGTGGAGGGCGTTCTTGGGCCAACCGTAGACACGCCCTGGAACGCAGCCGAAGCAGTTCTTCAGGGAGAGGGTCACGCCCGCCCAGTGATGGGTCTTCAACTTCGGCATCGATACGACGACATCGGCGTCCGCGACCGTTTTCGGCAGCCACAGCTCGACGAGCGCGGTGTAGCGTGAGCGGAGCCGTCGGACTGCGACCTCATCGGTGTTCAGGTCGACGAACGGCGCCTCCACCGCGGCCAGCGCCTGTTGCATCCCGCTGCTCTCGACCACGTACTGGGTATCGCGACGATGGCCGGGCCCGTCCGCAACCGTGACGCTCGCGGCGCCAAGCCGGCGCATAGCAAGGACGGTCGCGGCCACGAGCCTCGAGTCGGTGTTGATCGTCGTCGACGAGTCGAACTCGACCAGGTTGGGTTTGAGGAGGACCCGCGCCCCGCGCACATCGGCACCCACCACGCGAAGCCCGTCGAGGACCGACTCTTGGAGGCCATGCTCATAGGAATTCGCCCGGAGGACGGCTACTCGCGCGTCGCCCGGTGGAGGGAAGGCGCTCTCGTCCCACGGCACGGCTCGGCGCCGGAGGTACGCCAGTGTCCCGGCGCCGCCCGCAGCCACGGCGGTTCCGACGATCGCCGAGCGGCGAAGGAACGTCCGTCGGTCGAAGCGCTCGGTCATTCGGAGACGCGAACCCTGTCCAGGCCAGGCCCCGTCGCGATTGCCGCCCATGCGAGCGAGACGACGTCTCCCGCGAACCCAGTGCGCCCGAAGTTCTCCTCGAGCGCTGCCTCGGCGTCCTCGTTGTCTGGATCATCGTTTGCTCTTAGGGCCGCGGCGGCGAGCGCCACAGACAGTGCCCCGGCACGCTCGGCCCGCCAGAGTCTCCGAAGCCTGTCGATCCCGCGCGCCCATACCTCGTCCCGTAATCCCTGCAGGGCGAGCGTCGCCATCGCGGTGGTCTGTGCGTATGGCGCCAGCGGTTCCCCCAGCACGATCCGGTTCCCGTAATTCCAACCGCCACCCACGCACTCCCGATCTCGGAGGACGCCCAGCCCGTCGCTGATGGCCTGTGGTGCATCTGGTCGCAGGATCCGCAGGGCCAGCACGGCACGAGCGGTCGGTTCGATCCAGCCGAAGGCGCCGGCCGTCCACGGCCATCCGCGGTAGCGGTCGTCGAAGGGGGCTTCGCGACCGGACTCGAGGTGAGGTGCTCGGTTCGCCACGAGTGCGTCAACGGCTGCTTCGCGTTCGGCCCCGTCCAGCGCGAGGGCGGCGAGCGGCGTCGCGGCGTCGTTCCGCACACCACCCACGACCACGGGAAAGCCCCCGCTCTCACCCTGGTACGCGATGAGCCAGGCTCGGGCCTTCGCATCGTCGAGCGCGATGGTCACCAGCGCCGTCGGTTCGGGCTCAGATGCGACGTCCTGGCGCGGGCCGAAGCCGCCGTCCGGGTTCCGGAGGGCCTCGAGCCGGCCGGCGTAGTCGGTGAACGCGTTGGTCATCTGGTGCATCGGCCTCACCGGGCTATCGGTCGATGATGAGGGCATCCGTAGCGGTTCCCGAGCAGCCGGCGGTGGTTTCTAGCTGCTTGGCGGGGCCGGGGAGGGGCTGGCGACCGTCAGGCGGCCGCCGCCGGACACGCGAAGTCCGGAGGCGAGTCCACCCTGATGTCCTTAGGAAGCGAGACCCATGCGTGCTTCGTCAGCCCGAGCACGCTATAGGTCACCTGGAACTGCGTGATCTCGAAGGCACCCTCCGAAAGGCGACCGCAATTCCCGAAACGCGTTCGAACGACGACCCACCGGCTATCGTCGCCGGCCAGAGTGAACGGGAGGAACTTCTCCAAGGAGGGATCGCCCTGGCCGAGACTTCCGGCGTAGCGTTTCCCCGCCGTCTCCAACCTTGTCGGGACCAGTGGCTGGTTCCGGCCGGTTATGTGGATCCTCTGGATCTTCACAGGAAGCGGGCCGTCGTTCACGAGAAGGAAGCCGAACGAGAACGTTCCCCCGCTCACATATCCCACGCGGACGATCTTCGGGTCGGATTGCGGCGCCGCTTGAGAGGCGAAGTTCGCGGCGGAGACGGGCTGGTACTGAAGGGCGAAGAGCACGATCGCACCGACCGCAGCGAGGACAAAGAGGTAGGCGACCAGAGCCCAGGCGCGCGCCCTCCACCGCGTCGCGGGGTCGTACGCCACGACCGCCCCGCGTGACTTACGGACGACGCTCATGGTCACTCGCTCCTTGCCTACATCAGTCGGCTGAGAAGGCACGGAACCTTTAGCGCTGGATCTGAATTTCGCCGTGGTGTCCACGGTCGACCACGGGGGATCGAAACGAGTTCGGCTGAGCTGCTACATGGGCGCGCTGTCTCGCCGATACAAGCGGGCATGGTCTCGAAGGCGCAAGTCCGACTGTCGACGATGGCGAGCGTTCCCCCAGCGGATTGGAGGAGCGTAGCCAGACGACTGGTTTTCTTCGCGTTGCTCGTCTTCGCCGTCGTCGCCCGTGTCGAACAGGTGTCCTCGTCGATTCACACGTTCGGATCCGAGCGGCCCGTTCCGCGGACGACGTACCTTCCTCGGTTCACCGAGATCGCGGCTGCCGAGGGCCGGGCCTACCGCGACTTCCCAGTTGAGTACCCTCCGGTGTCGCTCGGCGTGATCGAGCTGGTGGGCGGGGCGAACGCGAACGAGACCGGCACTCACCTGGTTTGGTTCATGGTCTTCTGCGACCTCGCGATCGTCGCCGCCTTGACGTTCGGCTGGGGCCGCAGGACAGCGGTCTACTACTTGGTCCTCACGGTGCCGTTTCTCGGCTTCCTCTATATGACCATCGACCTTCTTTCCGCGGCGCTGGCGGTAGGTGGGGTCGCGCTGGCGGTTCGAGGCCGGGAACGTGCAGGCGGCGTGGCGTTGGCTGCAGCCGTGCTAGCGAAGGTGTGGCCGATCGCCGTGTTGCCGGTGATGCTCGTGCAACGGAGGCACCGGGCATTGGGCTGGTCGGTTTCGGCTCTCACGCTCGGCGGGCTCGCGTGGATCTGGTGGGGCGGGCCGTCGGGGCCGCTCCAGGTGGCCACCCAGCGCCACACTCCGGGGTGGGAGTACGAGAGCCTGGTCGGCTCGGTCCTGTGGGCTCTAGGGCGCGGCTTCGTCAGCATCAACGACTCCGCACGCCTGGGGACGGCGCCCGGATGGGCCAAGGCGTTGTTGCTCGGCGCAGCGGTTATCGGCATCGCCGCGGTGTGGCACCGCGCCTCTCGGCGGGAGCCGCGCGAGCTTGGCCTTCCAGCCACGGCGGCGGTGTCGATCCTGTTGTTGGCCGCCCCGCTCCTCTCGTACCCCTTCATGATCTGGCTCGCACCGTGGGCCGCGATCGCCTGGGCGGAACGAACGGGATACGTACGGTGGCTGCTGGCCTCGCTGATGCTGGTGAGCGGCGTGCTGGTCGTGTCGTACAGTTCGGCGCTTGCCGACCATGCCCTGTGGTCGGTGAAGGCGATCCTGCTTCTTCGCAACGCGCTGCTGGTAGCCGTCCCCGCCGTCTACCTACTCGAGCGAGGGAACGCGACAGGGGAGGAGACTCACGTCGGCACTCGCCTGAAGATGAGCCCGTCGGTGTCCTCATAGACCAACGTCCATCCGGGGTCGACCTTCATCCTCGGGATGAGGCCTTCCTGCTGATCTCGCGCGAGTACGGCGACGTCAACGTCCCACGAGTCGAGGGTTGCCTGCCACCCCTCGACTCCCTCCGAGACGGCGAAGTACTTCCACCAGACGCTCTCAGGCGTGACTTCCACCAGGGAGTCGATCACCACCAAGTTCTCTCGGAACTCGAACTCCAGCCACGAACCCCACTGTTGTGCGTTGAACATCAGCTCGCCGGGGCGCAGGGTCCGGTGCAGCTCACGCGTGATCCCCACCGGCGCGTCCGCCAGTCGAGTCTCATCCGGCAACGCCTGTCCGGTGTATGGCGTCCACCGCGTCAACCCCCCGATGACCATCAGAGCGAGGAACCCGACGATGGCGGTGTTCAGTACTCCGGCTGGGTCCCGTCGCTTCGTGGGTGCCGGCCGGCTTGCGAGCACGCCCGCAAGCACGATCGGGGCGGCCATGGCCCACCAGTACACGCCGCGGATGGCGAACAGGGCGATGGCGAAGAACACCACGAGAGGTATGAGCGATGCCCACGGTACGGGTTGGCGCACTCTGGCGATCAGAAGGGCCGTTACTACGACGAGCGAGATGAAGAAGGCAGCCCCCGTGTAGATGTCGATCGTGGGAGCCTGCCACTCCGCGATCGTTTCATGAATGACCGGATTCCTTGCCAGGCCGATGGCGTACGTCCACACCCGATAGCCATACGGGTTCACCAACGTCGCGAGCAGGCTGCCGAGGGCGGCTAGAAGTAACGCGCGTTCTGCGCGTCCCCGTCCCCACCGGTCCTCGACCCACGCCAGAACGAGCAGTACGGGGGCAAGGAAGAAGCTCCCGTGAAGGTTGGCCCATAGGACGGTGAGAGGGATCACCATCCAAACGCCATTCGGATGCGTGCCGCGGCGGGCCACCAGCCACGCGGCGACCGCGAAGCAGAGAATGCCGAGAAGCTGCGGTCGAAGCATCAATCCCGCAGGGAGCAAGAAGCCGCTGATTGCCGTGAGCCACGCGGCGCGTTTCGTTGCCGCCCCCGCAGCACGACAGGCGAGGAACACAAACGTGAGCACGAGCCCCGCGAGGATGGTTCGGAGCAAGACCAAACCGAACCATCCGCCGAGCCGAAACGCCGTAGCAAGGACGATCTGAGCCAGCCACTGTTGATTGAGCCAGGGCCTGCCGTACGCAGCTGCGGAGAAGACGTCCGTCCGAAGGACCGTGTGCGTGTCGAACATGATGTCGCCGGCGCGGAGGTGGTACGCCAGGTCGATCGCGAACAGCGGCGTCCCCGACATCACGAGAACGGGGATGAGCACCGCCACCGCCGCCCAGACCTGCGAGAGCCGGATCATCCGCACGCCGACCGCGAATCCCTGGGGGGAACTCGTGATCGCAGAAGCCGTCTCAGCCTTTGGGCGGCGCATGCGGACCCAATCGGCAGGGCTTCGGGGCGACTGAAGCGCGCACAGCCGTCCTACGTAGAACTTCTTATGCAGAGCAGGTGGAAGTCGGGATAGCGACGCCTCAAGCGCATCCCCCACCCTTCCGATAAAGCACGAAACACATTCGGCGCAGACATTCGGCGCCGAACTTGAAATGACGAAGGGAGGTGTACGAATGCTTCTCGCACTCTACGTCGGTGCGCAGACCTTTGTTGCAGACCTGCGCGGCAAGATGAGGCGGGAGGATGGTGCGGTCGCCACGGAGTATGCACTCCTGCTCGTTCTTATCGCGCTTGCGATTATCGCCGCAGCCATCGCTCTCGGCGTTGCTATCGCCAACGTGTTCTCCCGGGGTGCCACAACCCTCGGTGGTGTTGGCGGGTCGAGCGGAGCCAGCTAAGTCAAACCGCACCAAGAGCGGCCTTGTCGGCCGCTCACTCTCCCGGACGCCGGGGGAGTGAGAGGCCGACAAACGTCGGTCGTTACGGCGAAACCGGAGGTAGGCACACGATCATGAGAGCCATCAGGAACCGCGTCTCGCGGGAGGAGGGAGTGGCGGCAGTTGAGTTCGCCCTCATCCTGCCGGTTCTTGCTCTGCTCCTGTTCGGAACCCTCGAGTTCGGGCGGGTGTGGAGCCAATACCAGCTGTATCAGGGCGCGGCCCGAGAGGGCGCGCGCTGCGCGGCGGTCAAAGTCGACAGCAGCTGCGTCATCCAGGACGAGATCAAGCGGGCGGCAGAGCCGTTCACGGTGACCAACCCCGCTGACGTCAAGATCATCGGCGGGCCATCCGGCCCATGCACGACGTCGACCGTGGGACAGGACGTTCAGGTTTCGTGGCAGCAGGACCTCGAGCTCAACATCCCGTTCTGGAACAACGTGAAGTTGACCCCGACCGTCAAGGCGGTATTCCGATGCGAAGGATCAGGTGGTGGAGTATGAGGCGGCTTCGCGACGAGGAGGGCGGTGCGGTCCTGGCGATCGTCGGCATCTCTCTGCTCGCACTGCTGGGCATGGTGGTGCTGACGTTCGACCTCGGGCGCGGCGTGGCTCTCAAGCGGAACATGGTGAACGCAGCCGATGCCGCCGCATTGGCCGCTGCCAGAGAGTGCGGCCTCGCCCACGGAACGGCCCCCGCCCAGACCGAGGCGAAGGATCTGATCGTCGACAACAATGGCTCGGCTACGCTGACGAACATCTCCTTCGATAGCGTGCCGCAGTGCAGCGGCGTCGCCTCGAATGGCGAGCGACAGGTAACCGTCACGGTCAGTGTGCCCCAGGACTACTTCTTCGCCCAGATTTTCGGGTTCAACAGCGGATCCGTCACGGCCTCCGCTACCGCGGAATGGACCCTCGGCCTGACGGGTCCGGCTCCACTCAGGATCGACCAGCTCAAGATCGACGAGTGCGAGGAAGATGGCGACCCGAACCCCGATGGCACGATCGATTGCTACTTCACCTTCGAGAAGGGAGCGGCGCCCCTCAACAGTGACTGGGGATGGCTCAACCTCCCGGAGGGGTGGCCGGTCAAGGACAAGGACACCAACCCCATGAACTGCGACTCGCAGAAGGGTGGTGCGAAGGACCTCAGCGGCTACATCGGTGCGATGGGCGGGATGGGGGCTCCGGGCCAGGAGTTCTCAGGCGGGCTGTGGGATCCCTCAGGTAATGGCATCCCTCCGACGTGGGTGTGTGGCGCGACCGGTCACAAGGCGACGAACGTCGCGGACATCCAGGACTGGGTGGACAACGTGGAGACGGCGATGGCAAACGGGACACTCGAGAGCGAGCCCGTCGTCCTATTCCCGGTCGTGGCCTGCGACACCGCGAAGGCGCCCGGGGATTCGACCTGTCGTCCATGGATGTACACGCCGGGCACGGCCTATCCGGTCGTCAAACTCCAAGGCTTCTACATCAAGGAAGCGTTGGACGGACAGGACGCCAGAAGGAACCCCAACTGCGAGTTCACGCGCAACGGCGCGGACGTCTTCTGCGTCCACCTGCAGACGACCGGGCCCGACGCGCAGCCCACAGGTGGATCCGTTCAGGTCTGGCTCGTCGACTGAAGCTCCGCGAAGGTCTGGCTGGTCGACGAGAGCTCGGCCAGCCAGAGGCCGAAGGATCTGATCTCTGACGGCTAAAGCTTGGCCGGACGTCGGCCGAAAGACACAAGCGACAACGCACAGGGGGGATGATTCATGGTGAAGGGTAGAGCGCTCGTCGTGGTCTTGGCGTTGATCCTGGCCACGGTAGCGACCGCCGGGGTGTTCCTATACGCCCAAGGCTTGGAGAAAAGCGCGAACGAAGGCGGCGCGCAGGTCCAGGTCGTCGTGTCCGAGGTGGACATCCCGCCCAGGACGGACCTGAACTTGTTGATCAAGGACGATCTGTTCAGGACGATCCAGATCAACGAGGCCGCCTATGTCGACGGCGCCATCACGTCGGTCGACCAGCTGGCGGACAAGAACAACGCCGTTGCGATCCTGGCCGGTGAGCAGATCCCGCAGGCCCGCATCACCGGGAACGTGCAGGGCGGGGCGCTCAGCATCCCCGACGGCATGGAGGCGTTGACCGTGTCGCTCGACGCTCCACGGGGCGTCGCCGGACTGATCAATACAGGCGACAAGGTGACGATCTACTCAACCTTCAAGGAAGTCGCTCGCAAGGACGGGACGACCGAGACCGTCACCGTCGTCCTCGTTCCCACGGTCGAGTTGCTGGCGGTGCATCGTCCGCTGACGAGCACCGCGTTTGGCGGCGACAGTGAGGCGCAGGGCGAGCAGATTCCCGGCTCGCTTGCCGTCACCGTCGCTCTTACGCCCGAAGACGCGCAGCGCTTCGTCTTCTCGATGGAGACGGGGTCGACGTGGTTCGGCCTGCTGCCGCCGGACGCCAGTGGCGAGCCCATGAAGCCGATCACGGTCGCCCAGGTCGTTAAATGACCCAGCAGCAAGTGATCGCCGTTGGGACGCCGCAGTCCTTCCGTTCCGCGCTCGCCCGATCGCTCGAGGTCGAGATCGACGCGGTCGGTTGGGTGCAAAGCGTCATCGCGGCCGAGGAGATCCTCTCGGAGCAGAACGAGCACACGGCCACGGTCCTGGTGCTCTCGCCGGAGGTGAAGGAGCCCGACGCGCTCGGTCTGGCCGAGTACGTGGGGCGAACCTCTCCGATGACCGCGATCATCGCCGTTCGGGAAAAGACCTCGAATGGTTTCTTCCCGACGGCGATGCGGGCCGGCATCCGCGACGTGGTGGATCTGACGCTCGGAAGCGACGAGCTCCGCGACGCCGTGGAACGCGCCATCCAGTGGACGGACAACGTCAGCAGCCTTCGCGGGGAGATGGCAGCCACACCCAGGCACCGGGGGTCGATCATCACGGTCTTCTCATCCAAGGGTGGTGTGGGGAAGACCTTCCTGACCACCAACCTCGCCGCGGCGCTGGCCGATGTCTCGAAGCAGGAGACGGCGGCGGTCGATCTCGATGTCGATATGGGAGACGTGTTCTCCTATTTCGGCCGCGAGCCTGCGAGGCAGATGGCGGACCTGATCGCCCTGGGCGAGGGCGCGGACCGCGAGGCCGTGTTCGCAAAGGGGATCAAGCTTCACGAGCACCTGTGGGGATTCGGTGCCGTTCCCGACCCGACCGCGCAGCCGCCGGGCGGAGAGTCCGTGGGCAAGTTCCTTCGGGTTCTGCGTTCCAACTTCGCGTTCGTCGTGGTCGACGCTTCGGTCGACTACACCGACCTGGCCTGGGCGTGCTTCGACCTGTCGGACGCGATCTGCCTGGTGACGGGTCTCGACATCGTGGGGGTCAAACACCTATCGAACGCACTCGAGACGCTGCTCTCGACCGGCCTACCGGCCGAGCGGTTCCGGCTCGTCCTCAACCGGGCAGACAGTCGCGTCGGTCTGGATGCGCAGGACGTTGAGCGCGTCATGAAGGTCCGGGTGGACACCAAGATCCCGTCCAGCCGTCTGGTCCCCACCTGTCTGAACAAGGGTCGACCGGTCGTGCTGGATCAGCCCGACTCCGAGGTCGCCGACAGCATCCGCCGGATGGCCACTCGGTTCATCAGCGCACCGTCCGTCGAGGAAGGTCATCCGACGCTTACACCTCCCCAGGGGAAATGGCGCTTCTTCAAGCGGTAGGGCTCTTCTAGCCGGTAGGAGGACAAAGACATGTCGCTCGCAGAACGATTGGCAAAGTCAACTCAGAAGGACCGGATCTCGGAAGTTCGGGTTCGGGTCCAGGACCGTCTGGTGGAGACGCTCGGCCCCAAGCTCTACGACGCCTCGCTCTCCGACACCGAGCTCGAAGGCCTCGTCCACCAGCGCCTACGCGAGTTGCTCGACGAGGATGATGCGGGTCTCTCCGCGCAAGAGAAGCTGCTCATCGTTCGACAGATCGGGGACAGCGTGCTGGGGCTGGGCCCGCTCGAGACATTCATCCGCGACCCCGACATCACCGAGGTCATGGTGAATGGATACAACTCGATCTACGTCGAGCGCGCCGGCAAGATCTACTGGAGCGGCGCAAAGTTCCACGATGAGGGGCAGCTCCGCCGAACCATCGACAAGATCGTGGCGAAGGTCGGTCGCCGGGTCGACGAAGCGTCGCCCTACGTGGACGCGCGCCTTCCCGACGGCTCGCGTGTGAACGCGATCATCCCACCGCTTGCCATCGACGGCCCCTGCCTGACCATCCGGAAGTTCTCCGCCGATCCGTACCGGGCTGAGGATCTGATCTCGTTCGGCACGATTACCAAGGAGACCGTGGAGATGTTGGATGCCTGCGTCCGCGGGCGACTGAACATCTTGGTTTCCGGCGGGACGGGCGCAGGGAAGACGACGACGCTCAACGTGCTGTCGTCGTTCTTGCCCGACGACGAGCGGATCGTCACGATCGAGGACTCCGCGGAGCTCCGGCTCCAACAGCCACACATCGTGCGCCTCGAATCCCGCCCGCCCAACATCGAGGGCCGGGGCGAGGTGACGATCCGCGACCTGGTCCGGAACGCCCTGCGGATGCGCCCCGACCGGATCGTGGTGGGTGAGGTCCGCGGCGCCGAGGCCCTGGACATGATGCAGGCCATGAACACGGGCCACGACGGCTCGATCTCGACGGTTCACTCGAACGCGCCGCGCGATGCTCTGTCACGCGTGGAGACGATGATGCTCATGGCCGGGATGGACCTTGGCATCAGGGCGATCCGCGAGCAGATCTCCTCTGCCCTGAACCTCATCGTCCACCAGGCCCGCATGAAGGACGGGGTGCGGCGCATCACGCACGTCACCGAGGTCGTGGGGATGGAGGGCGACATCATCACCCTTCAAGACCTGTTCCTGTTCGACTACAACGCCGGGATCGACGACGAGGGCAAGTTCAAGGGCGAGCTCAAGGCCACCGGCATCCGTCCACGTTTCGTGGATCGCCTGGCCGAGCGAGGCGTCCGGATCCCCGCGGAGGTCTTTTCGCCAGGGGGTCACCAATCATGATCGAAAAGATCCAAGAGCTCTTCGGTACGGACGCCTGGCTGACGCTGGTGCTGGGCGCCGCGTTCGTGGGGACGTTCCTGCTGGCCATCATGCTCCTGTCGATCGGGGAGAGGAGGCAGCGGCGGAGCCTTGCCTCCCGCATCCTCGGCCGAGGCGCAGACAAGAAGGCCAAGGAGACCACGTGGATGCCCGCGGGACTGGCCCAGGCGGGAGAGCGGGTGGCGGCCGTAGGCGGCTTCAGCGCTCGCTTGGACCAGAAGCTCGAACAAGCCGGCCTCCCCATGAGGGCCGGCGAGTTCGTCGCGCTCATCGCAGTCTGCGCTTTGGCCGGCGTGGTCCTCGCCGGTCTTCTGTTGCCGAACATCGTGTTCATGCTGTTGTTCGGCGTCGCGGCGAGCTTCATTCCATACCTGTGGCTCGCTCGCGCTCGGAGCAAGCGGCAGAAGAAGATGGGCGACCAGCTCGCCGACGTCCTTTCGATCTTGGCGAGCTCCCTCCGAGCGGGGCACAGCTTCCTCCAGTCTCTCGATCAGGTGGCCAGCGAGATCAGCGAGCCATCCGCCACCGAATTCCATCGGACGGTGTCCGAGATCCGATTGGGTCGGTCGATCGATGAAGCGATGATCGCGATGGCCGACCGCGTTGG
The genomic region above belongs to Actinomycetota bacterium and contains:
- a CDS encoding P-loop NTPase gives rise to the protein MTQQQVIAVGTPQSFRSALARSLEVEIDAVGWVQSVIAAEEILSEQNEHTATVLVLSPEVKEPDALGLAEYVGRTSPMTAIIAVREKTSNGFFPTAMRAGIRDVVDLTLGSDELRDAVERAIQWTDNVSSLRGEMAATPRHRGSIITVFSSKGGVGKTFLTTNLAAALADVSKQETAAVDLDVDMGDVFSYFGREPARQMADLIALGEGADREAVFAKGIKLHEHLWGFGAVPDPTAQPPGGESVGKFLRVLRSNFAFVVVDASVDYTDLAWACFDLSDAICLVTGLDIVGVKHLSNALETLLSTGLPAERFRLVLNRADSRVGLDAQDVERVMKVRVDTKIPSSRLVPTCLNKGRPVVLDQPDSEVADSIRRMATRFISAPSVEEGHPTLTPPQGKWRFFKR
- a CDS encoding Flp family type IVb pilin — encoded protein: MLLALYVGAQTFVADLRGKMRREDGAVATEYALLLVLIALAIIAAAIALGVAIANVFSRGATTLGGVGGSSGAS
- a CDS encoding CpaF family protein — translated: MSLAERLAKSTQKDRISEVRVRVQDRLVETLGPKLYDASLSDTELEGLVHQRLRELLDEDDAGLSAQEKLLIVRQIGDSVLGLGPLETFIRDPDITEVMVNGYNSIYVERAGKIYWSGAKFHDEGQLRRTIDKIVAKVGRRVDEASPYVDARLPDGSRVNAIIPPLAIDGPCLTIRKFSADPYRAEDLISFGTITKETVEMLDACVRGRLNILVSGGTGAGKTTTLNVLSSFLPDDERIVTIEDSAELRLQQPHIVRLESRPPNIEGRGEVTIRDLVRNALRMRPDRIVVGEVRGAEALDMMQAMNTGHDGSISTVHSNAPRDALSRVETMMLMAGMDLGIRAIREQISSALNLIVHQARMKDGVRRITHVTEVVGMEGDIITLQDLFLFDYNAGIDDEGKFKGELKATGIRPRFVDRLAERGVRIPAEVFSPGGHQS
- the cpaB gene encoding Flp pilus assembly protein CpaB, yielding MVKGRALVVVLALILATVATAGVFLYAQGLEKSANEGGAQVQVVVSEVDIPPRTDLNLLIKDDLFRTIQINEAAYVDGAITSVDQLADKNNAVAILAGEQIPQARITGNVQGGALSIPDGMEALTVSLDAPRGVAGLINTGDKVTIYSTFKEVARKDGTTETVTVVLVPTVELLAVHRPLTSTAFGGDSEAQGEQIPGSLAVTVALTPEDAQRFVFSMETGSTWFGLLPPDASGEPMKPITVAQVVK
- a CDS encoding pilus assembly protein TadG-related protein, translating into MRRLRDEEGGAVLAIVGISLLALLGMVVLTFDLGRGVALKRNMVNAADAAALAAARECGLAHGTAPAQTEAKDLIVDNNGSATLTNISFDSVPQCSGVASNGERQVTVTVSVPQDYFFAQIFGFNSGSVTASATAEWTLGLTGPAPLRIDQLKIDECEEDGDPNPDGTIDCYFTFEKGAAPLNSDWGWLNLPEGWPVKDKDTNPMNCDSQKGGAKDLSGYIGAMGGMGAPGQEFSGGLWDPSGNGIPPTWVCGATGHKATNVADIQDWVDNVETAMANGTLESEPVVLFPVVACDTAKAPGDSTCRPWMYTPGTAYPVVKLQGFYIKEALDGQDARRNPNCEFTRNGADVFCVHLQTTGPDAQPTGGSVQVWLVD
- a CDS encoding TadE/TadG family type IV pilus assembly protein translates to MRAIRNRVSREEGVAAVEFALILPVLALLLFGTLEFGRVWSQYQLYQGAAREGARCAAVKVDSSCVIQDEIKRAAEPFTVTNPADVKIIGGPSGPCTTSTVGQDVQVSWQQDLELNIPFWNNVKLTPTVKAVFRCEGSGGGV
- a CDS encoding DUF362 domain-containing protein; amino-acid sequence: MTERFDRRTFLRRSAIVGTAVAAGGAGTLAYLRRRAVPWDESAFPPPGDARVAVLRANSYEHGLQESVLDGLRVVGADVRGARVLLKPNLVEFDSSTTINTDSRLVAATVLAMRRLGAASVTVADGPGHRRDTQYVVESSGMQQALAAVEAPFVDLNTDEVAVRRLRSRYTALVELWLPKTVADADVVVSMPKLKTHHWAGVTLSLKNCFGCVPGRVYGWPKNALHWMGIEAAILDVAAAVQPDLAIVDGIVGMEGNGPISGTPVEAGVLVFGNDPVATDVVAARLMGIDAERVPYLAEAGRFLGQADMERIDQAGEDPEGEATPFELLPNFSHLRVGAPERAGDAVDAPA
- a CDS encoding glycosyltransferase 87 family protein, which codes for MVSKAQVRLSTMASVPPADWRSVARRLVFFALLVFAVVARVEQVSSSIHTFGSERPVPRTTYLPRFTEIAAAEGRAYRDFPVEYPPVSLGVIELVGGANANETGTHLVWFMVFCDLAIVAALTFGWGRRTAVYYLVLTVPFLGFLYMTIDLLSAALAVGGVALAVRGRERAGGVALAAAVLAKVWPIAVLPVMLVQRRHRALGWSVSALTLGGLAWIWWGGPSGPLQVATQRHTPGWEYESLVGSVLWALGRGFVSINDSARLGTAPGWAKALLLGAAVIGIAAVWHRASRREPRELGLPATAAVSILLLAAPLLSYPFMIWLAPWAAIAWAERTGYVRWLLASLMLVSGVLVVSYSSALADHALWSVKAILLLRNALLVAVPAVYLLERGNATGEETHVGTRLKMSPSVSS